The window TGGGCCGTCTGCAACGGGATCAGAAAAAGGAATGCCGATTTCTACCATGCTGGCACCGGCTTTTTCCAAAAAGAGCACCTTGTCTTTTAAACTGGACAAACCCCCGTCCCCCGCCATGATATACGCAACAAACGCTTTTTCGTTGTTTTGTTTTAATTGATGAAATGCTTCTGCAATCGATAGAGCCGTCATTTTTCTTCCCCTTTCAACACAGCTTGAACCGTTTCAACGTCTTTATCTCCTCGTCCGGACAAACAAACCACCAACACTTCTTCCGGCTTCATCGTCGGCGCTAATTTCAATGCATGCGCCACCGCATGGGAACTTTCCAACGCCGGAATAATCCCCTCCGTTTTCGTCAACGTTTGAAATCCTTCCAGCGCTTCTTGATCGGTCACCGATGTATAATGGACTCTTTTGATTTCTTTTAACAAGCTATGTTCGGGACCTACTCCGGGATAATCCAATCCCGCTGAAATGGAGTGGGCTTCCTGAATTTGCCCATTTTCATCCTGCAATAAATACATTTTCGACCCGTGTAAAATTCCGACTGATCCTTTCGTGAGTGTAGCAGCATGTTTGCCGGTATCTAGTCCGCTTCCGGCTGCCTCGACACCGAACAAGCGGACGGACTCATCTTCCAAAAATGGGTAAAACATCCCCATCGCATTGCTGCCCCCACCGACACAGGCAACAATGGCATCCGGAAGCTTTCCTTCTTTTTCGATGATTTGTTGTTTTGTTTCCTTTCCGATTACACTTTGAAAATCGCGTACTATTTTTGGAAACGGATGAGGACCAAGAACCGACCCCATAATATAATGAGTATCTTCCACATTCGCGACCCAGTAGCGGAGCGCTTCATTGACCGCGTCTTTCAATGTGCCGCTTCCTTGTCGCACGCTGACAACTTTTGCCCCAAGAAGCTCCATTCGGAACACATTCAGCTTTTGGCGGCGAACATCCTCTTCCCCCATAAAGATGATACAATCCATATTTAGCAGGGCACTAACGGTCGCCGTCGCTACGCCGTGCTGGCCTGCTCCTGTTTCTGCTACCACCTTTCTTTTTCCCATTCGCAACGCAAGAAGCGCCTGCCCGATCGTATTGTTGATTTTATGGGCTCCCGTATGGTTCAAATCTTCGCGCTTCAAATAGATTTTCGCGCCTCCGAGTTTTTCCGTTAGATTTTTAGCATAGTAGAGCGGCGTTTGTCGCCCTACGTATTCTTTTAAGTAATAGCGCAGCTTTTGCAAAAAGTTTTCGTCGTTTTTCGCTTCTTCATAAGCGATTTCCAATTCCTGGACAGCTCTCATTAACGTTTCCGGAACAAAGCGGCCTCCAAACGGCCCAAAATATCCTTTTTCATCTGGTTGAACATACGTACTCATCTTTTTTGCACTCCTTTTGCTTCATCTATAAACAATTTGATTTTCCGGCGGTCTTTGCGCCCCTCCGTCTCTACGCCGCTTGACACATCGACACCAAATGGCTGTATGGCTTGAATGGCTTGCTGAACATTTTCCGGATTTAACCCGCCGGCTATGATCAAATTTTCTTTTTTCAATCGTTTTTCTTCTATTAAACTCCAATCAAATGTTTTTCCGTTTCCTCCGTAATAAGCTCCCTTTGGGCTGTCTACCAACAAATAACTAGCCGGAAAGTCTGCCATCTCACGTTCGTTTGCCTCTTTGCTCAACCCAAAGGCTTTAATGACAGGAACACCTAAAGATCTCGCGTATTCCGGAGTCTCCTCCCCATGCAGCTGAACAAAATCCAAATCTGCTTCTTTTGCGATGTTTCGAACAATTTCAGGATCTTCATTGACGAAGACACCGATTTTCCAAACACTTTTCGGCAAGCTTTTGGATATTTCTTTCGCCTTCATTAAGGAAACTCGCCTTTTGCTGTTCGCAAACACCATGCCAATGGCATCCGCCCCGCATTCAGCGGCAAATAACGCTGTTTCTATATCCGTTATTCCGCAAATTTTCACAAACATCGGTTTCACCTCAAATGGACTTTTAGTTGATTCATCGTTAGTTGAATGTCATCTGCCAGCATCAACGTTTCCCCGACCAAAATCGCTTTAGCTCCTGCTTTTTGCACACGCTCTACGTCTTTCGCCGTCTTGATTCCACTTTCGCTTATAAAAATGCGGTCATGATTCTTTCCAAATCGAGACAACAGTCGTTCCGTGACCCCTAAGTCTACTTCAAACGTTTTTAGATTGCGATTATTGACGCCAATGACAGAAGGATTCAAAACAAGCGCCCGCTCCATTTCTTCCTCGTTATGCACTTCTAGTAGAACTTCTAAATCTTGCTTGTAGGCGTACTCGTACAAAGACTTCAGTTTCTCATCATCCAAAGCGGCCGCAATCAACAAGATCACATCGGCTCCAGCCTGTTTGGCGGCATCTATTTGGATGGGGTCGATGATGAAATCTTTGCACAAAATCGGCAACCCCACTACATCGCGAACTGCTTTTAAGTCTGCTAATGTTCCTTTAAAAAAAGGTTCGTCGGTTAAAACGGAAATGGCATTCGCCCCGCTCGCCTCATAATGTTTTGCCTGTTTAGCAGGATTTACATCCAGATTGATATTTCCTTTTGAGGGGGAAGCTCTTTTCACTTCCGCAATAATATTCATTTTGTCTGCATGGATAAAGGCATCATAGAAAGGGATTTTTTGAAATTTGCTTTCATTTCCAGCGTCGAATTGTTCCTTTAGTTTTCTCACTTCATCCTTCTTTTTTTCTAATATTCTGTCTAAAATGGTTCCGCTCATTTAGATCACCACTCTTTTTCTTTTTTCGCTGTAGTCGATCAAATATTGCAATGCCGATAATGCCCTTCCGGAGTCGATGCTTTCTTTCGCCAGTCGAATCCCTTCTTGAATGGTATCCGCTTTTCCGTTCGCAAAAAAGCCTAAACCGGCATTTAACAGGACCGTATCGCGATAAGCGCCTTTTTCTCCTTTGAGTACACCGATTAAAATTTCAGCATTTTCTTTGGCCTCGCCGCCCACAATAGCTTCATTCGAATAATAAGGCAGGTCTACCTTTTCCGGAGTCACCGTCATTTTTTCTACATGGCCATTTTCCAAAAGAACTAAATGATTTTCTCCAGAAAGAGAAGCTTCATCCATAAAGCCGGCGCCGTTAAGAACGACAGCTCGTTTTCTTCCGAGACGCTTCAGCACATCTGCCATCATCTCAAGCATATCCCTTCGGTAGATTCCCAAAAGCTGGCTATCTAAATCGACCGGGTTGGTCAGCGGCCCGATTAAATTAAAAATCGTAGGAATTTTTAAATCGCGGCGCACTTTCATAATTTTTTTCATGCGCGGATGAACGTGCGGCGCAAACAGGAAAGCAATATGATTTTCTTCCAACAGCTCTTCGACTTCCTCTTCATGCAAATCCAGCGAGATTCCTAAATATTCTAAAACATCGGCGCTGCCCGTTTTGCTGGAGACGCTTCGGTTGCCATGTTTAGCGACCTTCACGCCGCCTCCCGCCAACACAAAAGCACTGGTCGTACTAATATTAAAGCTGTGGG of the Bacillus smithii genome contains:
- the trpB gene encoding tryptophan synthase subunit beta; translated protein: MSTYVQPDEKGYFGPFGGRFVPETLMRAVQELEIAYEEAKNDENFLQKLRYYLKEYVGRQTPLYYAKNLTEKLGGAKIYLKREDLNHTGAHKINNTIGQALLALRMGKRKVVAETGAGQHGVATATVSALLNMDCIIFMGEEDVRRQKLNVFRMELLGAKVVSVRQGSGTLKDAVNEALRYWVANVEDTHYIMGSVLGPHPFPKIVRDFQSVIGKETKQQIIEKEGKLPDAIVACVGGGSNAMGMFYPFLEDESVRLFGVEAAGSGLDTGKHAATLTKGSVGILHGSKMYLLQDENGQIQEAHSISAGLDYPGVGPEHSLLKEIKRVHYTSVTDQEALEGFQTLTKTEGIIPALESSHAVAHALKLAPTMKPEEVLVVCLSGRGDKDVETVQAVLKGEEK
- a CDS encoding phosphoribosylanthranilate isomerase produces the protein MFVKICGITDIETALFAAECGADAIGMVFANSKRRVSLMKAKEISKSLPKSVWKIGVFVNEDPEIVRNIAKEADLDFVQLHGEETPEYARSLGVPVIKAFGLSKEANEREMADFPASYLLVDSPKGAYYGGNGKTFDWSLIEEKRLKKENLIIAGGLNPENVQQAIQAIQPFGVDVSSGVETEGRKDRRKIKLFIDEAKGVQKR
- the trpC gene encoding indole-3-glycerol phosphate synthase TrpC — translated: MSGTILDRILEKKKDEVRKLKEQFDAGNESKFQKIPFYDAFIHADKMNIIAEVKRASPSKGNINLDVNPAKQAKHYEASGANAISVLTDEPFFKGTLADLKAVRDVVGLPILCKDFIIDPIQIDAAKQAGADVILLIAAALDDEKLKSLYEYAYKQDLEVLLEVHNEEEMERALVLNPSVIGVNNRNLKTFEVDLGVTERLLSRFGKNHDRIFISESGIKTAKDVERVQKAGAKAILVGETLMLADDIQLTMNQLKVHLR